A genomic region of Pseudomonas sp. KU43P contains the following coding sequences:
- a CDS encoding methylenetetrahydrofolate reductase C-terminal domain-containing protein has product MSLLKSALRDNTFVCVMEFVPKPSAQRFAAMQVIMDRGHLCGWPMTLAIGDRVASALDLSPLDALASFETPLPALPHFSGKDRERHHLLAQLQRMDAAGLDQLLLLTGDRLPGHHPGERPVRYLESVAALQIARQACPHWLLGAALNPFKYREEEGGAQYLKAQKKLAAGADFLILQLGFDASKHQEALHWMKRQATPKPLLACLMSLTHGRAAMLDHVAGVTVTPSMRTLLEAEAAESKAFAQARSVDRLALQIIGVRLMGYAGVHLSGVHEVEQLLALETRLEHWQTRIHSLAQWAPAWAQSWQMPNLPAVTFHPPLADWRDGQSVVTATARETWRYHLLHGLHAALFGRNNGLSKAFGWAVRRPLWATGKGAQLLHKLERSVKRPLLGCDTCGRCRLEDTLYICPETCPKGLANGPCGGTALNRCEFGDRECIHSVKYRTAKSVGQTAVLAERLIPCIEAQSRHRSSWPQWFEAQPARRLNPQPTPRSQPES; this is encoded by the coding sequence ATGAGCCTGCTGAAATCGGCGCTGCGCGACAATACATTCGTCTGCGTCATGGAGTTCGTCCCAAAACCTTCGGCGCAGCGCTTCGCTGCCATGCAGGTGATCATGGACCGCGGGCACCTGTGTGGCTGGCCCATGACCCTGGCCATCGGCGACCGGGTCGCCAGTGCGCTGGACCTCTCGCCACTGGACGCCCTCGCCAGTTTCGAGACGCCCCTGCCCGCCCTGCCCCATTTCTCCGGCAAGGACCGTGAACGCCACCACCTGCTCGCGCAATTGCAACGCATGGACGCCGCCGGCCTCGATCAACTGTTGCTGCTCACCGGCGACCGCCTGCCCGGCCATCACCCCGGTGAACGGCCGGTGCGCTACCTCGAATCGGTCGCCGCCCTGCAGATCGCCCGCCAGGCGTGCCCGCACTGGCTGCTTGGCGCCGCGCTCAACCCGTTCAAGTACCGTGAAGAAGAAGGCGGCGCGCAATACCTCAAGGCGCAGAAAAAGCTGGCTGCAGGTGCCGATTTCCTCATCCTGCAATTGGGCTTCGATGCCAGCAAGCATCAGGAAGCGTTGCACTGGATGAAGCGGCAGGCGACGCCAAAGCCGCTGCTGGCCTGCCTGATGAGCTTGACCCACGGCCGCGCGGCGATGCTCGACCACGTTGCCGGGGTTACCGTCACGCCGTCGATGCGCACCCTGCTCGAAGCTGAAGCGGCCGAGTCCAAAGCCTTCGCCCAGGCACGCAGCGTCGATCGCCTGGCCTTGCAGATCATCGGGGTCAGGCTGATGGGCTATGCCGGGGTACACCTGTCGGGCGTGCACGAAGTCGAACAGTTGCTTGCGCTCGAAACGCGCCTGGAGCATTGGCAAACACGCATCCATTCACTGGCGCAATGGGCGCCGGCCTGGGCGCAAAGCTGGCAGATGCCGAACCTGCCTGCCGTGACCTTCCACCCGCCCTTGGCCGATTGGCGTGATGGCCAGTCCGTGGTCACTGCCACGGCCAGGGAAACATGGCGCTACCACCTGCTGCATGGCTTGCACGCAGCGCTGTTCGGCCGCAACAATGGCTTGAGCAAAGCGTTTGGTTGGGCCGTGCGCCGGCCTCTGTGGGCCACCGGCAAAGGCGCACAACTGCTGCACAAACTGGAGCGCAGCGTAAAGCGGCCGCTGCTGGGTTGCGATACCTGTGGCCGCTGCCGCCTGGAAGACACCTTGTACATCTGCCCGGAAACCTGCCCCAAAGGCCTGGCCAATGGCCCGTGCGGCGGCACCGCGCTCAATCGCTGCGAGTTCGGCGACCGCGAGTGTATCCACAGCGTCAAGTACCGCACGGCCAAGAGCGTGGGCCAGACCGCCGTGCTCGCCGAGCGGCTGATCCCGTGCATCGAGGCCCAGAGCCGCCACCGCAGCTCCTGGCCACAGTGGTTCGAGGCCCAGCCAGCGCGCAGGCTCAACCCGCAGCCAACGCCTCGAAGCCAGCCCGAATCTTAG
- the yjiA gene encoding GTPase: protein MHTPIPVTVLTGFLGAGKTTLLKYMLKAEHGLKIAVIENEFSEAGIDSQLLGDEPVQVMTLANGCVCCSIHGDLTRALYLLLERLDAGEIAFDRLVIECTGLADPAPVAQTFFIDEELRDRYILDGIITLVDAANAELHLTQTIAQAQVGFADRLLLSKTDLVEPAAVGVLQERLARINGRAAVRVVEHGRIDLAELLDVRGFNLNPDLGANLKPSLRPVLKPATPDRISTLVLRTETPLDIDRLSDFMNELLETHGTQLLRYKGVLNIAGEDRRLVFQGVLKLYGFDWDAEWAEGEVRESVMVFIADELPEAKIRAGFEALAAG from the coding sequence GTGCACACACCTATTCCCGTAACCGTCCTGACCGGCTTTCTCGGTGCCGGCAAGACCACCTTGCTCAAATACATGCTCAAAGCCGAGCACGGCCTGAAAATCGCCGTGATCGAGAACGAATTCAGCGAAGCCGGCATCGACAGCCAGCTGTTGGGCGACGAGCCGGTGCAGGTGATGACCCTGGCCAATGGCTGCGTGTGCTGCAGCATCCACGGCGACCTGACCCGTGCCTTGTACCTGCTGCTCGAACGCCTGGATGCTGGCGAGATCGCCTTCGACCGCCTGGTGATCGAATGCACGGGCCTCGCCGACCCGGCGCCGGTGGCACAAACCTTCTTCATCGACGAGGAGCTGCGCGATCGCTATATCCTCGACGGCATCATCACTCTGGTCGATGCCGCCAATGCCGAGCTGCACTTGACCCAGACCATCGCCCAGGCCCAGGTCGGCTTTGCCGATCGCCTGCTGCTGAGCAAGACCGACCTGGTCGAGCCGGCAGCGGTGGGGGTGCTGCAGGAGCGCCTGGCGCGGATCAATGGCCGTGCGGCTGTCCGTGTGGTCGAGCACGGCCGGATCGACCTGGCCGAACTGCTCGACGTACGCGGTTTCAACTTGAATCCAGACCTGGGCGCCAACCTCAAGCCGAGCCTGCGCCCGGTGCTCAAACCGGCAACGCCAGACCGCATCTCGACCCTGGTGCTGCGCACCGAAACCCCGCTGGACATCGACCGCCTCAGCGACTTCATGAACGAACTGCTGGAAACCCACGGCACGCAACTGCTGCGCTACAAGGGCGTGCTCAACATTGCCGGCGAAGACCGCCGCTTGGTGTTCCAGGGCGTGCTCAAGCTGTACGGCTTCGACTGGGATGCCGAGTGGGCAGAGGGCGAAGTGCGCGAAAGTGTGATGGTATTCATCGCCGATGAACTGCCCGAAGCTAAGATTCGGGCTGGCTTCGAGGCGTTGGCTGCGGGTTGA
- a CDS encoding YbdD/YjiX family protein: protein MFNDLGRLGKYLGQAARLMVGMPDYDNYVEHMQTKHPDKPVMSYEAFFRERQEARYGGKSGPKCC, encoded by the coding sequence ATGTTCAACGACCTGGGTCGACTGGGTAAGTACCTGGGGCAGGCAGCCCGCCTGATGGTCGGCATGCCCGACTACGACAACTATGTCGAGCACATGCAGACCAAGCACCCGGACAAGCCGGTGATGAGCTACGAGGCGTTCTTCCGCGAACGCCAGGAAGCACGCTACGGTGGCAAGTCCGGGCCCAAGTGCTGTTGA
- a CDS encoding carbon starvation CstA family protein: MNNNNSLLRHIPWLALAVIGACALGVVALRRGEAINALWIVVASVAIYLVAYRYYSLFIATKVMQLDPRRATPAVLNNDGLDYVPTNKHILFGHHFAAIAGAGPLVGPVLAAQMGYLPGTLWLIAGVVLAGAVQDFMVLFLSTRRNGRSLGDMVREEMGRIPGTIALFGCFLIMIIILAVLALIVVKALAESPWGMFTVMATIPIAMFMGIYMRYIRPGRIGEISVVGVVLLLGSIWLGGQIAADPVWGPAFTFTGVQITWMLVGYGFVAAVLPVWLVLAPRDYLSTFLKIGTIVGLAIGILIIAPELKMPALTQFTDGTGPVWKGTLFPFLFITIACGAVSGFHALISSGTTPKLLDNETNARYIGYGGMLMESFVAIMAMVAASVIEPGVYFAMNSPAAVVGADVASVAQTVSSWGFLITPEQLEAVARDIGEHTILARAGGAPTLAVGIAQILHQVLPGENTMAFWYHFAILFEALFILTAVDAGTRAGRFMLQDLLGSFVPALKRTESWTANLIGTAGCVALWGYLLYQGVIDPLGGINTLWPLFGISNQMLAGIALMLGTVVLIKMKRQRYVWVTLLPAVWLLICTTTAGLIKLFDPNPAVGFLALAKKYSTALDAGQVLAPAKDIGQMQHVIYNAYTNAGLTVLFLVVVFSVLFFAVKVGYAALGRKERTDKETPFQALPDA, translated from the coding sequence ATGAACAACAATAATAGCCTGCTACGCCACATTCCGTGGCTGGCGCTGGCAGTCATAGGGGCCTGCGCGCTGGGTGTGGTTGCCCTGCGTCGCGGCGAGGCGATCAATGCCTTGTGGATCGTGGTTGCCTCGGTGGCCATCTACCTGGTCGCCTACCGCTACTACAGCCTGTTCATCGCCACCAAGGTGATGCAACTGGACCCACGTCGAGCTACCCCCGCGGTGCTCAACAACGACGGCCTGGACTACGTTCCGACCAACAAACACATTCTTTTCGGTCACCATTTCGCCGCCATCGCCGGCGCCGGCCCGCTGGTCGGCCCGGTCCTCGCCGCGCAGATGGGCTACCTGCCTGGCACGCTGTGGCTGATTGCCGGCGTGGTGCTGGCCGGTGCGGTGCAGGACTTCATGGTCCTGTTCCTGTCCACTCGCCGCAACGGCCGCTCGCTGGGCGACATGGTGCGCGAGGAGATGGGCCGCATTCCGGGCACCATCGCCCTGTTCGGCTGCTTCCTGATCATGATCATCATCCTCGCGGTGCTGGCCCTGATCGTGGTCAAGGCCCTGGCCGAGAGCCCGTGGGGCATGTTCACGGTGATGGCGACCATCCCGATCGCGATGTTCATGGGCATCTACATGCGCTACATCCGCCCGGGCCGCATCGGCGAGATCTCGGTGGTTGGCGTGGTGCTGCTGCTGGGGTCGATCTGGCTGGGGGGCCAGATTGCCGCAGATCCGGTCTGGGGCCCGGCATTCACCTTCACCGGCGTTCAGATCACCTGGATGCTGGTGGGCTATGGCTTCGTTGCAGCCGTACTGCCGGTATGGCTGGTGCTGGCGCCGCGTGACTACCTGTCGACCTTCCTCAAGATCGGCACCATCGTCGGCCTGGCCATCGGTATCCTGATCATCGCACCGGAGCTGAAAATGCCGGCGCTGACCCAGTTCACCGACGGTACCGGCCCGGTTTGGAAGGGCACCCTGTTCCCGTTCCTGTTCATCACCATCGCCTGTGGTGCGGTGTCCGGCTTCCACGCGCTGATCTCCTCGGGGACCACGCCGAAGCTGCTGGATAACGAAACCAACGCCCGCTACATCGGTTACGGCGGCATGCTGATGGAATCGTTCGTGGCCATCATGGCCATGGTTGCTGCCTCGGTGATCGAGCCGGGCGTGTACTTCGCGATGAACAGCCCGGCCGCCGTGGTCGGTGCCGACGTTGCCTCGGTGGCGCAGACGGTCAGTAGCTGGGGCTTCCTGATCACGCCCGAGCAACTGGAAGCGGTTGCCCGTGACATCGGCGAACACACCATCCTGGCCCGCGCCGGTGGTGCTCCGACCCTGGCGGTCGGTATTGCGCAGATTCTTCACCAGGTCCTGCCGGGTGAAAACACCATGGCCTTCTGGTACCACTTCGCGATCCTGTTCGAAGCGCTGTTCATCCTCACCGCAGTGGACGCCGGTACCCGTGCCGGGCGCTTCATGCTGCAGGATCTGCTGGGCAGCTTCGTGCCGGCCCTGAAGCGCACCGAGTCGTGGACCGCCAACCTGATCGGCACCGCCGGTTGCGTGGCGCTGTGGGGCTACCTGCTGTATCAGGGCGTGATCGACCCGCTGGGCGGCATCAACACCCTGTGGCCGCTGTTCGGCATCTCCAACCAGATGCTGGCCGGTATCGCCCTGATGCTCGGCACCGTGGTACTGATCAAGATGAAGCGCCAGCGCTACGTCTGGGTCACGCTGCTGCCGGCCGTGTGGCTGCTGATCTGCACCACCACAGCAGGCCTGATCAAGCTGTTCGACCCGAACCCGGCAGTTGGCTTCCTGGCTCTGGCCAAGAAGTACAGCACCGCGCTGGACGCCGGCCAGGTGCTGGCACCGGCCAAGGACATCGGGCAGATGCAGCATGTGATCTACAACGCCTACACCAACGCCGGCCTGACCGTGCTGTTCCTGGTGGTGGTGTTCAGTGTGCTGTTCTTTGCCGTGAAGGTCGGTTACGCCGCTCTCGGCCGCAAGGAACGCACCGACAAGGAAACCCCGTTCCAGGCTCTGCCTGACGCTTGA
- a CDS encoding PilZ domain-containing protein: MSDHDERRRFQRIDFDAPTELRQGDRRWPVKLLDLSLKGLLVECPKPWDADLTQDFDAIIHLDRNVRVQMQVELRHEEPTRLGFVCLYIDIDSMCHLHRLVELNVADSTEMMRELRQLIE; encoded by the coding sequence ATGAGCGATCACGACGAACGCAGGCGCTTCCAGCGCATCGACTTCGACGCCCCCACTGAACTGCGCCAGGGCGATCGCCGCTGGCCGGTAAAACTGCTCGATCTGTCGCTCAAGGGCTTGCTGGTCGAGTGCCCCAAACCGTGGGATGCCGACCTGACCCAGGATTTCGATGCGATCATCCACCTCGACCGCAACGTACGTGTGCAGATGCAAGTGGAATTGCGCCATGAAGAACCGACGCGGCTGGGCTTCGTCTGCCTCTACATCGACATCGATTCGATGTGCCACTTGCACCGTCTTGTGGAATTGAACGTGGCCGACAGCACCGAAATGATGCGCGAGCTGCGCCAACTGATCGAATAA
- a CDS encoding nucleobase:cation symporter-2 family protein yields MTTSPSTSPAKRPEDENLGLGANLAYGLQHVLTMYGGIVAVPLILGQAAGLNGAEIGMLIAASLFAGGLATLLQTLGLPFFGCQLPLVQGVSFAGVATMGAILSSEGGGGLPGVLGAVMAASLIGFLITPVFSRITKFFPPLVTGIVITTIGLTLMPVAARWVMGGNSASPEFGSVANIGLAGLTFAIVLLLSKLGNATISRLSILLAMVVGTLIAWALGMTDFSKVAEGPMFAFPTPFHFGMPTFHIAAILSMCIVIMVTLVETSADILAVGEIIDTKVDSKRLGNGLRADMASSILAPIFGSFTQSAFAQNVGLVAVTGVKSRYVVATGGVILVVLGLLPVMGRVIAAVPTPVLGGAGIVLFGTVAASGIRTLSKVNYKNNVNLIIVAASLGFGMIPIAAPTFYHQFPSWFETIFHSGISSSAIMAILLNLIFNHFTTGNSDQQSVFAAAYERTIQYSDISSLRDGDYFKDGKLFDADGNEVPVLEMDEHGNATPRRTPVAEH; encoded by the coding sequence ATGACTACGTCCCCTAGCACGTCTCCCGCCAAGCGCCCCGAGGACGAAAATCTCGGCCTTGGTGCCAACCTGGCTTATGGTCTGCAACACGTGCTGACCATGTATGGCGGGATCGTTGCGGTACCCCTGATCCTCGGGCAGGCGGCCGGCCTGAACGGTGCCGAAATCGGTATGCTGATCGCCGCCTCGCTGTTTGCCGGCGGCCTGGCCACGCTGCTGCAGACGCTGGGCCTGCCGTTCTTCGGTTGCCAGTTGCCGTTGGTACAAGGCGTGTCTTTCGCAGGCGTTGCCACCATGGGCGCGATTCTCAGCAGCGAGGGTGGTGGTGGCCTCCCAGGCGTGCTGGGCGCAGTCATGGCGGCGTCGCTGATCGGCTTCCTGATTACCCCGGTGTTCTCGCGCATCACCAAGTTCTTCCCGCCGCTGGTCACCGGCATCGTCATCACCACCATCGGCCTGACCCTGATGCCCGTAGCTGCACGCTGGGTGATGGGCGGCAACAGCGCATCGCCAGAATTCGGCAGCGTGGCTAACATCGGCCTGGCAGGGCTGACCTTCGCCATCGTGCTACTGCTGAGCAAGCTGGGGAACGCGACCATCTCGCGGCTGTCGATCCTGCTGGCCATGGTCGTCGGCACCCTGATCGCCTGGGCGCTGGGCATGACCGACTTCAGCAAGGTCGCCGAAGGCCCGATGTTCGCCTTCCCCACGCCGTTCCACTTCGGCATGCCGACCTTCCACATCGCCGCGATCCTGTCGATGTGCATCGTGATCATGGTGACCCTGGTGGAAACCTCGGCCGACATCCTCGCCGTGGGTGAGATCATCGACACCAAGGTCGACTCCAAGCGCCTGGGCAATGGCCTGCGTGCCGACATGGCGTCGAGCATCCTGGCGCCGATCTTCGGCTCCTTCACCCAGAGCGCCTTCGCCCAGAACGTCGGCCTGGTGGCCGTGACCGGAGTCAAGAGCCGCTACGTGGTCGCCACCGGTGGTGTGATCCTGGTGGTACTCGGCCTGCTGCCGGTGATGGGCCGGGTGATTGCCGCGGTACCGACCCCGGTACTGGGCGGCGCGGGCATCGTGCTGTTCGGCACCGTGGCTGCCAGTGGTATCCGCACCCTGTCGAAGGTCAACTACAAGAACAACGTCAACCTGATCATCGTCGCCGCCTCGCTGGGCTTCGGCATGATCCCGATTGCCGCGCCGACCTTCTACCATCAGTTCCCGAGCTGGTTCGAGACCATCTTCCACTCCGGCATCAGCTCGTCGGCGATCATGGCCATCCTGCTGAACCTGATCTTCAACCACTTCACTACCGGTAACTCGGACCAGCAATCGGTGTTCGCCGCTGCCTACGAACGCACGATCCAATACTCGGACATCTCGTCGCTGAGGGATGGCGACTACTTCAAGGATGGCAAGCTGTTCGATGCCGATGGCAACGAGGTGCCGGTGCTGGAAATGGACGAGCATGGCAATGCCACACCCAGGCGAACGCCGGTCGCCGAGCATTGA
- the radA gene encoding DNA repair protein RadA produces the protein MAKAKRLYGCTECGATFPKWAGQCGECGAWNTLVETMIESAGAAAPSGRSGWAGQQAQIKTLAEVSVEEIPRFTTSSSELDRVLGGGLVDGSVVLIGGDPGIGKSTILLQTLCNIAVGMPALYVTGEESQQQVAMRSRRLGLPQDQLKVMTETCIETIIATARQEKPRVMVIDSIQTIFTEQLQSAPGGVAQVRESTALLVRYAKQSGTAIFLVGHVTKEGSLAGPRVLEHMVDTVLYFEGESDGRLRLLRAVKNRFGAINELGVFGMTDRGLKEVSNPSAIFLNRAQEEVPGSVVMATWEGTRPMLVEVQALVDDSHLANPRRVTLGLDQNRLAMLLAVLHRHGGIPTHDQDVFLNVVGGVKVLETASDLALLAAVMSSLRNRPLAHGLLVFGEIGLSGEVRPVPSGQERLKEAAKHGFKRAIVPKGNAPKEPPAGLQVIAVTRLEQALDALFE, from the coding sequence ATGGCCAAGGCCAAGCGCTTGTATGGCTGCACCGAATGCGGCGCGACCTTCCCCAAATGGGCCGGCCAGTGCGGCGAATGCGGGGCCTGGAACACCTTGGTCGAGACCATGATCGAGAGCGCCGGTGCCGCGGCGCCCAGCGGGCGTTCGGGCTGGGCCGGGCAGCAGGCGCAGATCAAGACCCTGGCCGAGGTCAGTGTCGAGGAAATCCCCCGCTTCACCACCAGCAGCTCGGAACTGGACCGTGTGTTGGGCGGTGGGCTGGTCGATGGTTCGGTGGTGCTGATCGGTGGCGACCCCGGCATCGGCAAGTCGACCATCCTGTTGCAGACCCTGTGCAACATCGCCGTGGGCATGCCGGCGCTGTACGTCACCGGTGAGGAATCGCAACAGCAGGTGGCGATGCGCTCGCGGCGCCTGGGCTTGCCCCAGGACCAGCTCAAGGTCATGACCGAAACCTGCATCGAAACCATCATCGCCACAGCCCGGCAGGAGAAGCCGCGGGTGATGGTCATCGACTCGATCCAGACCATCTTCACCGAGCAGCTGCAGTCGGCGCCCGGTGGCGTGGCCCAGGTGCGCGAGAGTACGGCGTTGCTGGTGCGCTATGCCAAGCAGAGCGGCACGGCAATTTTCCTGGTCGGCCATGTCACCAAGGAAGGCTCGCTGGCCGGCCCGCGGGTGCTGGAGCACATGGTCGACACCGTGCTTTATTTCGAAGGCGAGTCCGATGGCCGTCTGCGTCTGTTGCGGGCGGTGAAGAACCGCTTCGGGGCGATCAACGAACTGGGCGTGTTCGGCATGACCGATCGCGGTCTGAAGGAAGTCTCCAACCCCTCGGCGATCTTCCTCAACCGTGCCCAGGAAGAAGTGCCTGGCAGCGTGGTCATGGCCACCTGGGAAGGCACTCGGCCGATGCTGGTCGAAGTGCAGGCGCTGGTCGATGACAGCCACCTGGCCAACCCGCGGCGGGTCACCCTGGGCCTGGACCAGAACCGCTTGGCCATGCTGCTGGCGGTGCTGCATCGTCACGGTGGTATTCCCACCCATGACCAGGATGTATTCCTCAACGTGGTGGGGGGGGTGAAGGTGCTGGAGACTGCCTCCGACCTGGCCTTGCTGGCGGCGGTAATGTCCAGTTTGCGCAACCGGCCGCTGGCCCATGGTTTGCTGGTGTTCGGTGAGATCGGCCTGTCGGGCGAGGTGCGGCCGGTGCCGAGCGGGCAGGAACGTTTGAAGGAGGCGGCCAAGCATGGCTTCAAGCGGGCTATCGTACCCAAGGGCAATGCGCCCAAAGAGCCGCCGGCGGGGTTGCAGGTGATTGCCGTGACCCGGCTGGAACAGGCATTGGATGCCTTGTTCGAGTAA
- the mscL gene encoding large-conductance mechanosensitive channel protein MscL has product MGMISEFKAFAVKGNVVDMAVGIIIGAAFGKIVSSFVGDVVMPPLGLLIGGVDFSDLAITLKAAEGEAPAVVLAYGKFIQTIIDFLIVAFAIFMGVKAINKLKREEAVAPSVPPAPTPQETLLTEIRDLLKSQNQNRLP; this is encoded by the coding sequence ATGGGCATGATCAGTGAGTTCAAGGCCTTCGCGGTCAAGGGAAACGTCGTCGACATGGCAGTCGGTATCATTATCGGCGCGGCGTTCGGCAAGATTGTCTCCTCCTTCGTCGGTGACGTGGTCATGCCGCCACTGGGGCTGTTGATCGGTGGCGTGGATTTCAGTGACCTGGCCATTACCCTCAAGGCCGCCGAAGGCGAGGCACCCGCGGTGGTGCTGGCCTACGGCAAGTTCATCCAGACCATCATCGACTTCCTGATCGTGGCGTTCGCCATCTTCATGGGTGTGAAGGCGATCAACAAGCTCAAGCGCGAAGAAGCCGTAGCACCGAGCGTGCCGCCTGCGCCGACCCCGCAGGAAACACTGCTGACCGAGATTCGCGACCTGCTCAAGTCACAGAACCAGAACCGCTTGCCCTGA
- a CDS encoding ferredoxin--NADP reductase — translation MTASADKFTRQTLLDVQPLTPNLFSLRVTRDPGFRFRSGQFARLGVTKADGSVVWRAYSMVSAPHDEYLDFFSIVVPGGEFTSELSRLGQGDTLLIDRQAFGYLTLDRFVGGRDLWLLATGTGIAPFMSILQDFEAWERFDNIKLVYSVREAKELAYVDEIAGLEQRDYLAEFAGKLQFIPVVTREPHPGALNARITTLIENGELEKAAGLELSPEHSRIMLCGNPQMIDETRKVLKARDLQLSLSKRPGQVAVENYW, via the coding sequence ATGACCGCCAGCGCCGACAAGTTCACCCGCCAGACCCTGCTCGACGTCCAGCCGCTGACGCCCAACCTGTTCAGCCTGCGCGTCACCCGTGACCCAGGGTTCCGTTTCCGCTCCGGCCAGTTCGCCCGGCTTGGAGTGACCAAGGCCGATGGCAGCGTGGTATGGCGTGCCTATTCGATGGTCAGCGCACCCCATGACGAGTACCTGGATTTCTTTTCCATCGTGGTGCCGGGCGGAGAGTTCACAAGCGAGCTGAGCCGGCTGGGCCAAGGTGACACCCTGCTCATCGACCGTCAGGCGTTCGGTTACCTCACCCTCGACCGCTTCGTCGGCGGGCGCGACCTGTGGTTGCTGGCGACCGGCACCGGTATCGCACCGTTCATGTCGATCCTGCAGGACTTCGAAGCCTGGGAGCGGTTCGACAACATCAAGCTGGTGTATTCGGTGCGCGAGGCGAAAGAGCTGGCGTATGTGGATGAGATTGCCGGGCTGGAGCAGCGCGACTACCTGGCGGAGTTTGCCGGCAAGTTGCAGTTCATTCCGGTGGTGACGCGTGAGCCGCACCCGGGGGCCCTGAACGCACGTATCACCACCCTGATCGAGAATGGCGAACTGGAGAAAGCGGCCGGGCTGGAACTGTCGCCCGAGCATTCGCGGATCATGTTGTGCGGAAACCCGCAGATGATCGACGAGACACGCAAGGTGCTGAAGGCGCGCGACCTGCAACTGAGCCTGAGCAAACGACCAGGGCAGGTGGCGGTAGAAAACTACTGGTGA
- a CDS encoding autoinducer binding domain-containing protein codes for MLLWNQEHLHQLISERTPQRVFDLAVQLVQGLDMSFLGMKLCLQLAAQSPKVFLYSNYPSDWIECYQHNDFYKQDCAASRSHSSTLPILWTDDLYREAPHFRQQACEHGLRHGWTQSLHDQQHNESQMSVARPVGEVTLAELYDKAGKVQWLCHSLHAVISEYHLSKLCPPAPKMSERELEVLKWSAAGKTAADVACILSLSQSTVNFHIRSVITKTNASNKAGAIAIAAMRGLI; via the coding sequence ATGCTTCTCTGGAATCAAGAGCATCTTCATCAGTTGATCAGTGAACGGACACCACAGCGGGTATTCGACCTGGCAGTGCAACTGGTACAGGGCTTGGACATGTCTTTCCTCGGCATGAAACTTTGCCTGCAACTAGCTGCTCAATCGCCCAAGGTATTCCTCTACAGCAACTATCCATCGGACTGGATCGAATGCTACCAGCACAATGACTTCTACAAGCAGGACTGCGCGGCAAGCCGCAGCCATAGCTCCACCCTGCCCATCCTCTGGACCGACGACCTGTACCGCGAAGCCCCCCACTTCCGTCAGCAGGCCTGCGAGCACGGCTTGCGCCATGGCTGGACACAATCACTGCACGACCAGCAGCACAATGAAAGCCAGATGAGCGTGGCCAGGCCGGTAGGTGAAGTCACCCTGGCCGAGCTCTACGACAAAGCCGGCAAGGTGCAGTGGCTGTGCCACTCCTTGCACGCGGTCATCAGTGAATATCACCTGAGCAAGCTTTGCCCTCCTGCCCCGAAGATGTCCGAACGCGAGCTGGAAGTGTTGAAATGGTCCGCAGCAGGTAAGACCGCCGCCGATGTCGCCTGCATCCTGTCGTTGTCACAAAGTACGGTGAACTTCCATATCCGCAGCGTCATCACCAAGACCAATGCCTCCAACAAGGCTGGTGCCATAGCCATCGCCGCCATGCGTGGGCTGATCTGA